The genomic window CACAGGATATGCTTATAGCCATAATTGAGGGTAAACTTGGCTATGTGCCAGAAGGTCTGGAGGGAAGGGTAAGGGAGATAAAAGATAGAGAGTTTTTGTATGCTTTGATTAAAAAGTTGATAGCCTCTGAAAAGGTGTTGGAGGTCTTGAAAAAGGAGTTGAATATCTAATTGGTGTGTTTTTGGCTTGGGGGTTTAGTTGTGTGTGAGTTTTCTTTCTATGAGCTCTATTTCCTCCGGAGTTAGTTTGTATAGTTGATAAACCAGTTGGTCTATTTGTCTTTCAAGCTCTTGGGTGTCCGCATTTGGGTCTTGGGCTTTTATTTGCAATATCTGACTTACAAGCTCTTCTATTTGCTCCGCTATGGCTTGGTTTTCTTTTGTAATGGGTGGAATGGGAAGAAAGTTCATATATTCAGTAAATCCTCTCGTCGTCCGTCCACCCAAACGTGCACCTAAGAAGTGTGTATAGTAAAAACTAACCACCTTTGAGTTTAAAAGTCCAAGTAGGTAGTATATGCTAAGATTTCCCTCAGGTATTATAAAATAGGTTGTGTTATCACCAACGATACCACTTGGAACATAACAGAACTTAAAACCTATATCGGAATATCCTATTTTATCCTTTAGCAAAAACTCAAGCTTCTCTTTACTCGGTGGTGCTTGCAATTCATACCATTTTTGATTTCCAGCCCTCTTGATTAGAAAAGATTTGTATTTTTCTAAATGTGCTTTGATAGAAGAGAGTTTTTCAATATTTACGTTTCTGTATAGCACCAGCATGTATTTATCTTCAGCCTCGTAAATATATCGCTTTATATTTCTTCCTTTAATACATTGCTTTATTATCTCTTCTGTCCTCCTCCTCTCCTCCTCATCCCTACAATTAGCCAAAATCTCCTCCCTCCTTTGACTATCTATAATAAAGGCTTCATTAAAGCCTGTCTTTATCCCAAAGTATATCCTCACATCCCAATCCTTCAATGGCTTCCCTACCTTCTCTATCTTCTCCTTTAGCCTTAGAACCTCTTCCTCTTCCAACACATACACATCATCGCTTAACTTCTCCTGTGAAAGATAAAAAACTTTGCTCCTTATGAACTCTCTTAAGCTACCTTCCTTTAGCTCCCTGTCCGCTACAGCTACCTTTATGGCAGGGTTCTTCTCCTTTATCTTGCTAAGTATGACTATGCTCGTGTCTACTGTCGCACTCTCAAATACTCTATGCCCTGCAAAGTCAAGCAAAAGTTCTATCCTTGTATTCTCCCTTAAATATTTCCTTAGTTTCCTCCCGTATCTTGCCCTCATCCATTTATTGCTCGTTATGTATGACAATACTCCCCCCTCCTTTAATAGCTCATAGCCCCTAACTATAAAGTATACATACAGGTCCGCAGTAGACTCGTATATGTTTGGATAGTTCTGTCTTAATAGCTCCTTTGTCTCCTTTAGTCTCTCCTGTCTTACATAGGGTGGGTTTCCTATAACAATATCAAAGCCTTCAACTCCAAACATCCACTCTGGGTCAAACCAGTCCGCTTCAGAAAGCTGGTCAAAAATGTCAAAGTCCGCTATCTTCTTTGCAAGTTCACTGCTCCAACCACTCCTCTGTAGCATCTCCTTTATCTTCTCCCTTATCTCCTTCGCTTTCTCTTGAATCCTCTTCTTCTCCTGCCTCGTCCTTACGCTAAAGTGTCTCTTGTATAGCTCCAATAGCTCCTTCCTTAGGTCATTAAATTCCCTCGGCATAAGGCTATGTTGAGGTCTTTGTAGCTTTATCAGAGTGTTGGCACTTACAAAGTTTGTCTCAAGGTGTGGCAAGGGTTTTATGCCAAGGTTCTCCTTACTGGGGTCTATCTTCTGGTCTATTAGCAAAGTTAGGAAAAACCTTAGCTTGGTTATCTGTATAGCTATGGGCTGTATGTCTACGCCATATATGGAGTTCTGGATTATGTATAGCTTCCTTGCATAGTCTGGCTCTCTTAAGGCTTGGTCAAAGTTCTCGTTTAGCTCCTTCAATAGCTCCTCTCTTACTTCCTTGCTTTCTCTCTCAAAGATTTCCTCTGCACTCTTCAAAACCTTTTCTTTTTGCTTTTCCTTCCACAGGCTGTTGTCTGGGTCTACCTTCTCAAGAAGTCTTACAAGCTTATGAAGCACTGCCATAGGAAATGCTCCAGAACCTACCGCAGGGTCTAAAACCTTTATACTGTCTATGCTCTCTACTATTTGCCTTCTCTCTTCTTCTGTAAGCTCAGGCATCCGCTCAGAACTAAAAAGCTCCTCTAACCTCTTCTCATCAATGTTTGTCTTCCTCTTAAAGTATTCAAGCAAAGCACTCTCCACCATAAAGTCCACTATCTCTATAGGTGTGTAGTAGCTTCCTGTTAGTTTCCTTGCGGTTTCCTGTGTCTCTGGATTGTAGCTCGCAAGAAGGTTCTCAAAAATGTGTCCCAGTAGCTCTGGGTCAAGAGACACTTCTACATCCAAAGGAGTACTCTCATCTGTGGTGAAATTGTAGTCCTTTAGGATATTAATAAGACCTTTAACTCTTTCCCTCTTTCTCTCTCCATAAAAATCCGAAAGGTCTTGAGTTCTCTCTTCAGAAAAGAAAAGGTAGTCTGGAATTCTTGCCCTATACTTTTCGTTTCTCGTAAAGCCATCCACATAGTTTTTATCCTCATCAAGACACTCAAAAAGCCCACCATTGATAAAAGGCACCCTCTCAAAAAGCCTTATAAACTCCTCTTCGGAAATCTCCAACAGCTCCTTATACCTGTATAGGTTCTTTACTCCAAAGTCCTGTCTGTTTTTTAGAAAATCTTCGTTGTTAGCAAACCTTCTACCTTTAGCAGGTGTGTTAAGAGTAGCAAAAAATAGGTTTTGCAAAATAGCGTTGTAGTAATTAGTGCCCTTCATAAAGTCCTTCACTATGTGTTTCAAACTTTCAGGCTCAAAGATAAGGCTTGGAACTAAGTTTTTCTCCTTCAAAAACCATACAAACACAAGCCGTGTAATAAGCCTAATAAGATGCTCTTCCTTTCTTCCAGAAGGAAAGAATACTTGAGGGTCCTTCAAAGCCCAAGCATACCAGTTTTGAATTTCTCTGTAGAACTCCTTTATGAGAGGCTTTCTTGAGAAACTTTCCTTTATCTTTTCAAGACTTTCAAAACTCAAAGTATTCAAAGCCTTTTCAAAGGTTCTGTATCTTTTACCCTTTTCCACAAAGTAGGTATAACGCTTATAGCTACTAAGCTCTACCTTTTTTCCCTTGTATAGTGCATAGACAAGGGAGAGTCTAAAGTTTCCAGTTTCGTCATAGAAGGCAAAGAGTCCAACATCAAAAAAGTCATTTTTGAGTATGTTTTTTGCAAGCTCAAATTGTTTTTTCTTTCCACTTCTTTCAGAAAGCTCAGCTTGGGTTTTTATAGCCCACACACCAAACCTATTGTTATCCTCAAGCTCCTTCTGTGCCAAAAGCTCAATATCTGTAAAGTTTTCTACAGGTGCGTATTTTTCTCTAAGGAAGCGAAAGTCTTCGTCCTTTTCTTCCAAAAACCTTACTAAAACCTCTGGGCTAAAGCTGTCTATAAGATCCTGAAGCATGTATGATATTTTAACTTGTATGCAGAAGGATATAGCTTTAAAAGATGTTTTTGAGGAAATACCACACAGGCTTAGCAAAATACTCACACCAGCACCCATAAAAGAGCTACTGCCTACCAACTTCCCTTCCACAGAGTTAAGAGTGGACTTTTTGGCAAGGCTTGAGGATGAAAGCATATTGCATATAGAGTTTCAGTCTTTTAACGACATTAACATGCCTTTCAGAATGCTACGCTATTACCTTGCTATATTGGAGAGATATCCAACCAGTCCTATAAAACAGCTCCTTGTGTATGTGGGAAACAGAAAGCTAAGAATGAAGTCAAGGCTAAGGCTTAGAAATCTTAGCTTTAGCTATGAGATACTTGACATAAGGCAGATAGACTGCAGAGTGCTTTTGGAAAGCCCAGACCCTATGGATAGGCTTTTAGCTTGTTTGTGTAAGGTAGAGGATGAGGCATATCTGATAGAGAAACTCATAAAGACTATGGAAGGCATGAACGAGGAAGAAAGGAAGGACTATCTACTGAAAGCCTTGACATTGACAGAACTGAGACCTAACTTAAGGATAAAGTTGACAGAGGAGGTTAGGCACATGCCTATAGTGGTTAGACCTGAGGATATAAGATTGCCAAAGAGAAAGTTGAGAAAGGACATTCTGTATAGGCTTGGACTTGAGGAGGGTAAGCAGATTGGAAAGTTAGAGTTCGCACAAAATATGGTTATAACTCTCGTAGAGAGTAAGCTTGGCTATGTGCCAGAGGGCTTGGAGGAAAGAGTAAGAGAGATAAAAGACAGAGATTTTTTACACGCTTTGATTAAAAAGTTGATAAGCTCTGAGAAAGTATTGGAAGTGTTGAAGAAGGAGCTAAATCTCTAAAACTTCGTCATATACTTGGGGTGCAGTTAACATAGAAAGGCAAACTTTGGCTCGTAAACCTTTTATAGTCTATTTTCAACCGCAAGTATATAAACGGGCTCATGGCTTTCCATAAGGACTTTTACCTCTGGGTCTGGATATTCTTCCTTGAGTTGCATAAGTTGTTTCTGCAAGTCCTTTCCCAAGGACAGGTTTCTTATTTTGTTTATCACGTATTTTGGCACAGTGCTGTAATTCTCTATGTTTTCCATAAGGTTTTTCACATATTGACGTAAGTCCTCTGGTAGTTGATGGTTCCTGACTATAGTATTTAGCATACTCCACGCTTCTGAATAACTTCTCTGTAATTTTCCTATTGTTTTTGTTGCAGCATGGTTCAAAAGCTCATTGTAGTTTTTCCAAAAGCTCTCAGAGAGCTCAAGAGGTCTATCTTGATAACTTGCCTTAATATGCTCGTATACATCCTCAAAACTAACTATCTTTGGCTGTCCTTCTGGCTCTTTGTAGCCAACAAATAGGTCTGTGCCTTTCTTTATTAGCACTATAAGGTTTTCTTGGCTGTGCCTTTTTGCAGTCTTTACTCTGTATGGAAACTCTTCCACAACCTTTAAAACCTCTGGGTGCTTTTTCTTTATTTCCTCAAATTCCTTTCTTACCTTTGAGAAAAAGCTCTCCTGCTCTGCTTCCGTGTAGGTGGTAAGTCTCCTGTATAGCTCAGAGGGTTGTGGCTCTTCCTCTGGTGAAAATATCTTTGCATCCTCTCCCAAAACCTTGTGAATCATAAACATCTTGTTCTGGGCTATTTCCCTTGAACGCACTATATCCGCTCCCCTTTCTGTAGGGAAGAAGTTTACAATGTAAAGCTCCTTGTAAACCTTTTTACCAATACGGTTAATCCT from Hydrogenobacter sp. T-8 includes these protein-coding regions:
- a CDS encoding Eco57I restriction-modification methylase domain-containing protein, which gives rise to MLQDLIDSFSPEVLVRFLEEKDEDFRFLREKYAPVENFTDIELLAQKELEDNNRFGVWAIKTQAELSERSGKKKQFELAKNILKNDFFDVGLFAFYDETGNFRLSLVYALYKGKKVELSSYKRYTYFVEKGKRYRTFEKALNTLSFESLEKIKESFSRKPLIKEFYREIQNWYAWALKDPQVFFPSGRKEEHLIRLITRLVFVWFLKEKNLVPSLIFEPESLKHIVKDFMKGTNYYNAILQNLFFATLNTPAKGRRFANNEDFLKNRQDFGVKNLYRYKELLEISEEEFIRLFERVPFINGGLFECLDEDKNYVDGFTRNEKYRARIPDYLFFSEERTQDLSDFYGERKRERVKGLINILKDYNFTTDESTPLDVEVSLDPELLGHIFENLLASYNPETQETARKLTGSYYTPIEIVDFMVESALLEYFKRKTNIDEKRLEELFSSERMPELTEEERRQIVESIDSIKVLDPAVGSGAFPMAVLHKLVRLLEKVDPDNSLWKEKQKEKVLKSAEEIFERESKEVREELLKELNENFDQALREPDYARKLYIIQNSIYGVDIQPIAIQITKLRFFLTLLIDQKIDPSKENLGIKPLPHLETNFVSANTLIKLQRPQHSLMPREFNDLRKELLELYKRHFSVRTRQEKKRIQEKAKEIREKIKEMLQRSGWSSELAKKIADFDIFDQLSEADWFDPEWMFGVEGFDIVIGNPPYVRQERLKETKELLRQNYPNIYESTADLYVYFIVRGYELLKEGGVLSYITSNKWMRARYGRKLRKYLRENTRIELLLDFAGHRVFESATVDTSIVILSKIKEKNPAIKVAVADRELKEGSLREFIRSKVFYLSQEKLSDDVYVLEEEEVLRLKEKIEKVGKPLKDWDVRIYFGIKTGFNEAFIIDSQRREEILANCRDEEERRRTEEIIKQCIKGRNIKRYIYEAEDKYMLVLYRNVNIEKLSSIKAHLEKYKSFLIKRAGNQKWYELQAPPSKEKLEFLLKDKIGYSDIGFKFCYVPSGIVGDNTTYFIIPEGNLSIYYLLGLLNSKVVSFYYTHFLGARLGGRTTRGFTEYMNFLPIPPITKENQAIAEQIEELVSQILQIKAQDPNADTQELERQIDQLVYQLYKLTPEEIELIERKLTHN